AAATGAGCATGCCGGCTAGTGCGGCCGTAAGTATCAGGATGAAAAACCTGCGCTTTGGATTCATGCTGCGCCTCCTCTCGAAAGAGCCTGCTGCTGCGCGGGGCTCTTCCTGCATTCTATACGATACGCGGCTCCCGGGGAAGGGAGTGGCTGGCGGGTGTCTGCGCTGCTGGCGGTCATCGTATACCACAATACTAGCAACAGGGCGGTACAGGGTCAAGAAGGACGAGGGAATGCTTCTGGCAGAGGGCCGGCATTGACAGGAGCTCTTTTTTGACTTAGGCTCAGAAGATAAAGAGGAGTATACTTTAACGGAAAGGAGGGCAGGACATGGATCAGAAAGAGCTCAAGAGACTTCTGGCAGGATTGGGCCTGGCAGGGCTGATCGCCGGCGCCGGTCTGGCAATCGGCCCCGGCAGCGCACGGGGCAGCAGCGGTTGAGGCCAGAGCGGCTGAAGCAGCTCATCCAGTGCCGGCGGCACTGAGAAAAAGGCAGCAGACCGGAAGAAAGCGGGACAGAGCGACGGCAGCACGGCAGGCCAGGCAGCCCCTGCGGAAAAGCCCGCTGACGAGCCGGGAAAAGAAGAACAGAAGGCCGATGACCAGAAAAAAGCGGGACAGAGCGGCTGCAGCGGCAGCAAGCAGTAGGGTGCAGGAAGCGGGAGGGGACCATGTCCTCTCCCGTAACCGCAGGAGAGCGCTGATCGGCGCCCCGGGCCTCCCTGCGTATCGTTCTGATCTCGCCCGTATCGAGCAGACCCTTTCGAGGCTGAGGACAGCCGATCTCCCGAAGGAGGTCACCTGCCGCATGGTCAACCCGACCGTCTCGGTCATCAGGTGCTCCTGGAAGAACCTGCTGCCGCTCCTGGAACGGAATGCAAACGGTGAAGAGCGGGCGCCCGAAGAGGGCGAAGAGATTCTGCTGCTCTGGAAGATGCCCGGCGCAGGCGATGTCCGGTACAAAGTCGCCTCATCCGAAGATCTCCTTGCGCTCAAGATGGTCTTCGAGGACCGGGCTGCATCGGCGGTCGCTGCCGAGGCAGCCCTGCCGGTCGGCGCGGTCGATGCAGCCCTGGACCGTGCGGCAGAACAGGGTATCCTGCTCGCCCCTCCCTCCCTGCTCAGGCGGGACCCTGCGCTCTTCCACAGAGGGCAGCGGGACGACCGCTTTCTCAGCACCTCGGTCTTTACCCTTCAATGGCACATCACCCAGGCCTGCGATCTTCACTGCAAGCACTGCTATGACCGCAGCGCGCGGAGCACGGTTCCCCTGGAGCAGGCCTTCGGCGTGCTCGACGATCTGCGGAGCTTCTGCCGCAGCAGGGGCGTGAGCGGACAGGTCTCGTTTACCGGGGGAAACCCGCTCCTCCATCCCCATTTTACCGAGCTGTACCGTGCCGCAGTCGAGCGGGGCCTCACCGTCGCCATTCTCGGGAATCCCTCCACCCGCAAAGCGCTCGAAGAGCTCGCCGCCATACAGCGCCCCGCTTTTTTCCAGGTGAGCCTCGAAGGGCTCCTCGAGCACAACGACGCAATCCGCGGTCCGGGACACTTCGACCGCGTCATCGATTTTCTCCGCCTGCTCCGGGAGCTCGATATCTACTCCATGGTGATGCTCACCCTGACGAGGAACAACATGGAGCAGGTGCTGCCGCTCGCCGACCTCCTCCGCGGCATAACCGACACCTTCACCTTCAACCGCCTCTCCGCAGTAGGCGAAGGGGCGCGCCTGCAGCCGGTTCCGGTCGAGATCTACCCCGCCTTTCTCGAGCGCTACGCCGAGGCAGCCGAGGAGAACCCCATCATGGGGCTCAAGGACAGCCTCATCAATATCCTGCACCAGCGCAAGGGGCTCGAGCTCTTCGGCGGCTGTGCGGGCTTCGGCTGCGGGGCTGCCTTCAATTTCGCTGCGCTCCTGCCGGACGGCGAGGTGCACGCCTGCAGAAAGTTCCCCTCCCCTATCGGCACGATCAACACCCGGGGCCTTGCCGAAATCTACGACTCAGCCGAGGCCCGGCGATACCGGGAGGGATGCAGCGCCTGCGCTCCCTGCCCCCTCCGGCCGGTCTGCGGCGGCTGCCTCGCCGTTGCTCACAGTGCGGGAAAGAATATATTCAAAGAGCGTGACCCGTATTGTTTTGTCGAACCCTAAGAGCAGGCTTACGGCTTCAGCACCGCTATCGTCGCTCCCCAGCTGCCGGCGTCCCCTCCGGCGAGCCTGAAGGAGCGCACCTCGGGCATACGCCTGAGCAGAGAATGCACGGTCTCGCGGAGCGTGCCGCTGCCTTTGCCGTGAATAATGCGGATTTCGAGTATGCCCCGTTCCCGGCAGGCCTCTATGTAGGCCGGGAGCAGGGTCTTCAGATCTTTCGGGCTGAAGGTGTGGAGATCGAGCACGCCGTCGATGGGAAGATCGAGAGGCGGCTGATCTTCCGGATGGAGATCAGGCGGAGGGAGATCGGGGTCATGCGCCACGGTTATGCGAGCCCGATATGGAACATGGACTCAAGGTCGTGGCGGGAGTAGACGCGGTAGGCCATGAGGGTCTGGGACTTCACGATACCCTCCACCTTGAGCAGGTGGTTGGTCACGAGCTCGGCGAGTTCTTCATTCTCGGCAACGCGGATAACGGCGACGAGATCGTAGATGCCCGCCACCGAGTAGACTTCCGTAACTCCCTTCATATCCGCGAGCTGCTCGGCAACCTGATTAATCTTGTCCCGCTCCACGTTCAGGAGCGCAAGCGCCGTGATCATAGGAACCCTCCTTCATGCCGGATTAATACAGATGGAATGCAGCCTAGAGCAATTATGGCATCGGCCCCCATGGATTGCAATAAGCGCGGCGTGAACGCAGGGGAAACGAGCGAGAGAGGAAGAGGGCGGAAGGGGGAGCCGAAGACCAAAAAAGGCAATGCAGGTGACCCTGCGACTGCCTTTTTTGGTCTACGCTATCGGCGCAGTAACTAGCTCAGGTGCTTGTTGACCAGCTTGGTCATCTCGAACATCGAGACCTGGCCCTTGCCGCCGAATACCGCCTTGAGGTTCTCATCGGCATTGATGTTCCTCTTGTTCACCTTGTCCTGCAGGCCGTTCTTCCTGATGTACTCCCACAGCTTCTTGGTCACTTCCGTTCTCGGGATCGGCTTGCTGCCGACAACCCTGGCGAGGACGGGGCTGATGTTGACCGGCTTCATGAATTCAGGATTCGGTTTCCTCTTGGTCTTCACCTTTTTTGCAGCCGGCTTCTTGGCGGGTTTCTTTGCTGCTTTCTTTACAGCGGGTTTCTTTGCTGCCTTCTTCGCGGCGGGTTTCTTTGCTGCTTTCTTGGCGGGCTTCTTTGCGGCTTTCTTTGCAGCGGGTTTCTTTGCTGCCTTCTTCGCAGGCTTCTTTGCTGCTTTCTTTGTTGCCATTCTTACCTCCTCGGTTTTTAAAAAATATCGAAGCAATGAGGCCAACCGTTAATCACGAACATACTACCAATATCTGCGACCAGCGTCAAGAGAAAAATTGAAAGGATTACAGAGGGGAACGCGCCCCCGACAGAGGCGGCCTGCGCAGGGAGGGCGAAGTGCTATAATGAGGATAGATATTCATCGTTTCCGGGAGGAGCATATGAGAAGCATCAGGCAGTTCGTCACCATGGCGGTTCTCCTTGTTTTCGTCGTTTCCTGCGGCACTGCCTATAAGGCGCAGCCGCTCCCCTTCAAGCCGCCTGCAGCCTACCCGAATGCCCAGGAGGTTGCCGGCACGCTGGTCGGCGCAAAGGCGTATGCGGACCGCGCCGAAGCGCAGGAGGCCTTCGGGTTCGATGTGCTCGGTGCGGGAATGCTGCCGGTGCAGGTGGTGTTCGACAACCAGGGGAGCCACCCGCTGGTCGTGAATTCCGAGCAGACCTTTCTCGAGGACAGGGAGGGGAACCTCTGGCCGATCCTTTCGAGCGAGCTCGCGCATGAGCGCGCGACGAAGTACGCCACGACCAAAGAGGTCTTCAAGAAGGGCGCCTACAAGGGGTTCCTCGGCGCCACCGCCGGCGCGCTCATCGGGGCGGCGATCGGCATTGTCGGCGGGGGCAATGTAGGAGAGGCGGCCGGGAAGGGCGCGGCGATCGGCGCTGCAGGCGGCGGCGTTATCGGCGGCGCGCAGGCGTATGAACGCGACGCCCGCGAGGCGCGCCGGAATATCATGGAAGACCTCAGGCAGAAGTCGCTCCAGAACAAGACGGTCGATCCCAAGAATCTCGCTTACGGCATCATCTTCTTCCCGGGAGAGGCGCCGTCGGCACGGCAGCTCAGGCTCCAGCTCGTCGAAAAGGATACCGGGAGGTCCCATGTCCTTCTCCTGGATTTGCGGTGATCCCGGTTACCGATACGTTGGCCCTCGACGACCGCGATATAGAGCTCCGCTTCATCCGCTCCTCGGGGCCGGGCGGGCAGCATGTCAATAAGGCGGCTACGGCGGTGCAGCTCCGCTTCGATGCAGCGCACAGCGCCTCCCTTTCCGAAGAGGTGCGCCAGCGCCTGATGAGGCTGGCGGGGAAGCGTTTGACGGGAGAGGGGGTGCTGGTGATCGAGGCGAGCCGGTACCGCACGCAGGAACAGAACCGGCAGGACGCCCTGGCCCGTCTCGTCATGCTCCTGCGCAAGGCGATGACGCCGCCGAAGCAGCGCAGGAAGACCGCGCCGTCCAGGGCGTCGCGGGAGCAGCGGCTCGTAGAGAAACGCCGTCGCAGCGCAGTCAAAGGGCTGCGCGGGGCGCCCCGGGCTGACGAGCAGTGAGCCCGATGCAGCCGCGAACGAGAGGATATTCATGAGTGACCGCTTCGATGGCAATCTGCCGGTGAAGGTCTACAAGAGGGTATCGCCGGAGCCCGGCGCACCGCTGCTCACCGATGAGCTCATGGCGAAGTACTGCGTCTATCTCCCGGACTCCCCCGGCTCCCTTGCAGGCTTCGCCTCGGCCATTGCCGGAACAGGGAGCAACATATCGTTTTTCCACTACGACCGCTCGATCGACAGCAACCGCGTTGCCGTGGAGGTGCAGCTCGACCACGCAAAGCTCGCTGCGCTCCTCCGCTCCCTGAGCCGCCACCGGTACGTGTTCGAGAGGGCCGGGATGGCCCAGGACGAGGTCCAGATCACCGCTGTCGAGAGCGTGCTCGAGATCAAGGTCCGGCTCGTCAACACCCCCGGCGCCCTTGCCGCGTTTGCGAATCTCCTGAAAGAGCACAACGCCAACGTCATCTACATGCTCTACGACGAGGACATCGAGCCCGAGGCAGCGGATATCGCCCTGGCGACGAGGAGCCCCGAAGAGATCGAGGAGTTGCTCAATGCGATCAACCGGAAGGGGTACTACTACCGCGTCATCTATCGCGGGGCCGATGCGCAGGAGGCCTCGCATATCATCGGCCTGAAGATGGCCGAGAAGTTCTTTCTCCGGCTCAAGAGGGTGCTCGGCAGCAGCGACCTGGAGGAGATCAAGTCCCTGGTCGCCTCCTCGAAAGACCTGCATTCGGACCTTGTGCACTTTTATGCCGAGGCGGGAAACGATCTCGAGGCCGGCGATGTCTTCGAGAAGGTGCTCGCCCTCGCCTCGCGCTCGCGGAGCCGCGTCGGCGACCGCTTTGCCGCGGTCGAGATGCCGCCGCTCGCCTTCGAGGGGGGCGTCACGCTCTACGGGTTCAGAGTGCCGACGAGCGAAAACTTCTATCTCTTCCGCCATGCCGATGGGGAGCATGACGAGCTGACCATGATCGACGCCGCCCACGGCGTCTACTTCGAGGATATCAAGCGGCTGCTCCGCAGCCGGTCGCTCGACCCGGCAGCGGTGCGGCGCATCCTCGTCACCCATCCCGATACGGACCATATCGGCACCGCCGGCTATTTCGAGCGGGAGTTCGGCGCCGAGGTATTCGTGCATCCCGGCAGCATCGATGTCATACAGCATATGAACAGGGCGTACGGCACGTCGGGCAGACTCGCCAACCTGAACAAGTACTACACCCGCCTTTCGAACGCCTTCACCGCATGCAGGTTTCCGGAGCATCCCCGCTACTTCGAAACGGACCCGCTCGGCCGGATCGGCAGCTTCGACGTGATCGCCCGCATCGGGATCGGCCCGCTGACGTTCGAGGTCCTCGAAAGCCACGGCGGCCATGCCCCCGGCCAGGTCTTCTATCTCAACAGGGCGTACGGCCTTCTCTTCACCTCCGATTTTCTCATCAATGTCCCGAGCCTTTCCCCTGACGAGCGGGAGCATCTGAGCCTCTACCGCTACCTGCTCACCAATCCCAACAGCAATACGCAGGTGTACAAAGAGGAGCTCGCCGCGCTGAAAGAGATTATCGCCTCCCTCGACGCGGAGCTGAAACAGTCGGGAAGGCCGGTCCTCATCTTCCCCGGCCACGGCGACTACTATCGCGCCGAGGAGCTGGCAAAATAGCATTGTCTTTCTCTTTATTCTCGGATAGAATTCAAGCAGGAAAACTTTTCCCCTCGAGGAGGCGATATGAAATTACCCGAATACATAACCGCGGATGAGGTGAGGCGCGTCTGCAGGGAGCTCAATCTCGAGGACTGGACCGCCCTGCAGGAGCCCGCAGTCTCCGCGGAAGAGGCCCGCACTATCCTTGCCGAGGTCAATACCGACGGCATGGACATCCCGCTCGAAGATTTCCGGCGGGGCCTCGAGGTCGAGCTCGAGCACGGCACCATGTTCAAGGATGCGAACGTGACCAACAACCACCCGGTGCTGACCGGCAAGATCGTGCTCGCCCATCTCAAGGAGAGCATGGATTACTACAAGCGCCTCGAAGTGGCCGAGCTGGAAGGGGATCTTCTCAAGGCGACGATCGCGCGCGATCCTGAAAAAGTCGCCCGCTACCACCGGCGGCTCGCTGCCGCCCGCAGGGAGCTCAGCGAGGCCGAGGCCGAACAGCTCCGCTAGCCAGGCGCCAGAGATGGTGGTATACGGGAAGGGTCGTCAGCCGCACATCCTCGAGCGGCGCCCCTCGCTCCGTGGGCCTCCGCCTCTAAGTAGAGCACCTGCTGCGCCGTATCATTAGGGTCCACACCGCCTCCTTTGTCTCTTGCTCCTGCCCTCTCCCTAAATTATACGACTTCCGGTCGCTGCGTACTTTTGCATCCGCCTTTACCCTGATATAATTATCACAAGGTCTCCGCATCTCCCGAGGACAATGCATCCTGAACACGTAACCTTTAGCTGAAGGAGGACACTGTATGCGCTACCTGTTGCTTATCGCAGTCTCGGTCATCGCCCTCGCCGCCCCTGCGCCTGCTCCTGCCGAAGGGGCCCCGCAGACAGCCAGGGCGACCTTCATCAACACCAAAGGCGAGGAGGCAGGGACAGCTCTGCTCACCGACACCCCTCACGGTCTCCTTATAAAGGCTGAGTTTACGAAGCTGCCAGCCGGTCCGCACGGATTCCACCTGCATGCAGTGGGCAAGTGCGAGCCCCCCTTCAAGACAGCCGGCGGCCACTACAACCCGACCAACAAGAAGCATGGATTCCTGAATCCCCAGGGAATACACGCCGGCGATCTTCCGAATATACATGTCGGAGCCGACGGAAAGCTCACGGTCGAAGCCTTCGCCCCCCAGGTGAC
The Nitrospirota bacterium DNA segment above includes these coding regions:
- the sbtA gene encoding SbtA family thio(seleno)oxazole RiPP natural product precursor, with product MDQKELKRLLAGLGLAGLIAGAGLAIGPGSARGSSGUGQSGUSSSSSAGGTEKKAADRKKAGQSDGSTAGQAAPAEKPADEPGKEEQKADDQKKAGQSGCSGSKQ
- the sbtM gene encoding thio(seleno)oxazole modification radical SAM maturase SbtM — encoded protein: MTRKKRDRAAAAAASSRVQEAGGDHVLSRNRRRALIGAPGLPAYRSDLARIEQTLSRLRTADLPKEVTCRMVNPTVSVIRCSWKNLLPLLERNANGEERAPEEGEEILLLWKMPGAGDVRYKVASSEDLLALKMVFEDRAASAVAAEAALPVGAVDAALDRAAEQGILLAPPSLLRRDPALFHRGQRDDRFLSTSVFTLQWHITQACDLHCKHCYDRSARSTVPLEQAFGVLDDLRSFCRSRGVSGQVSFTGGNPLLHPHFTELYRAAVERGLTVAILGNPSTRKALEELAAIQRPAFFQVSLEGLLEHNDAIRGPGHFDRVIDFLRLLRELDIYSMVMLTLTRNNMEQVLPLADLLRGITDTFTFNRLSAVGEGARLQPVPVEIYPAFLERYAEAAEENPIMGLKDSLINILHQRKGLELFGGCAGFGCGAAFNFAALLPDGEVHACRKFPSPIGTINTRGLAEIYDSAEARRYREGCSACAPCPLRPVCGGCLAVAHSAGKNIFKERDPYCFVEP
- a CDS encoding Smr/MutS family protein, with the translated sequence MAHDPDLPPPDLHPEDQPPLDLPIDGVLDLHTFSPKDLKTLLPAYIEACRERGILEIRIIHGKGSGTLRETVHSLLRRMPEVRSFRLAGGDAGSWGATIAVLKP
- a CDS encoding Lrp/AsnC ligand binding domain-containing protein; the protein is MITALALLNVERDKINQVAEQLADMKGVTEVYSVAGIYDLVAVIRVAENEELAELVTNHLLKVEGIVKSQTLMAYRVYSRHDLESMFHIGLA
- a CDS encoding SWIB/MDM2 domain-containing protein gives rise to the protein MATKKAAKKPAKKAAKKPAAKKAAKKPAKKAAKKPAAKKAAKKPAVKKAAKKPAKKPAAKKVKTKRKPNPEFMKPVNISPVLARVVGSKPIPRTEVTKKLWEYIRKNGLQDKVNKRNINADENLKAVFGGKGQVSMFEMTKLVNKHLS
- the arfB gene encoding alternative ribosome rescue aminoacyl-tRNA hydrolase ArfB, translated to MIPVTDTLALDDRDIELRFIRSSGPGGQHVNKAATAVQLRFDAAHSASLSEEVRQRLMRLAGKRLTGEGVLVIEASRYRTQEQNRQDALARLVMLLRKAMTPPKQRRKTAPSRASREQRLVEKRRRSAVKGLRGAPRADEQ
- a CDS encoding MBL fold metallo-hydrolase, with product MSDRFDGNLPVKVYKRVSPEPGAPLLTDELMAKYCVYLPDSPGSLAGFASAIAGTGSNISFFHYDRSIDSNRVAVEVQLDHAKLAALLRSLSRHRYVFERAGMAQDEVQITAVESVLEIKVRLVNTPGALAAFANLLKEHNANVIYMLYDEDIEPEAADIALATRSPEEIEELLNAINRKGYYYRVIYRGADAQEASHIIGLKMAEKFFLRLKRVLGSSDLEEIKSLVASSKDLHSDLVHFYAEAGNDLEAGDVFEKVLALASRSRSRVGDRFAAVEMPPLAFEGGVTLYGFRVPTSENFYLFRHADGEHDELTMIDAAHGVYFEDIKRLLRSRSLDPAAVRRILVTHPDTDHIGTAGYFEREFGAEVFVHPGSIDVIQHMNRAYGTSGRLANLNKYYTRLSNAFTACRFPEHPRYFETDPLGRIGSFDVIARIGIGPLTFEVLESHGGHAPGQVFYLNRAYGLLFTSDFLINVPSLSPDEREHLSLYRYLLTNPNSNTQVYKEELAALKEIIASLDAELKQSGRPVLIFPGHGDYYRAEELAK
- a CDS encoding DUF5661 family protein; amino-acid sequence: MKLPEYITADEVRRVCRELNLEDWTALQEPAVSAEEARTILAEVNTDGMDIPLEDFRRGLEVELEHGTMFKDANVTNNHPVLTGKIVLAHLKESMDYYKRLEVAELEGDLLKATIARDPEKVARYHRRLAAARRELSEAEAEQLR
- a CDS encoding superoxide dismutase family protein, with translation MRYLLLIAVSVIALAAPAPAPAEGAPQTARATFINTKGEEAGTALLTDTPHGLLIKAEFTKLPAGPHGFHLHAVGKCEPPFKTAGGHYNPTNKKHGFLNPQGIHAGDLPNIHVGADGKLTVEAFAPQVTLAGLLDQDGSALLVHDKADDYKTDPAGDSSDRIACGVISR